The proteins below are encoded in one region of Dioscorea cayenensis subsp. rotundata cultivar TDr96_F1 chromosome 18, TDr96_F1_v2_PseudoChromosome.rev07_lg8_w22 25.fasta, whole genome shotgun sequence:
- the LOC120282467 gene encoding protein PHYTOCHROME KINASE SUBSTRATE 1-like has product MATVTLACPTTTTFETKYLKNNHEDSFSSYLSLIRESLAKELGDSSPTPTTMRVSIGKRRNENGELDVFQAEKYFSGLMDEDHSEKSFERTTGTEKNVYKKQGKNIISLKSRSGTESSCSEASGNSRSTLLRDSRRKSTSGDQHLKKSSSKKFLGVFRCSCAGKDDIKADEEHHHSPNHATEFLTERIVLGLKREGVAIGALSSPFTEKPIISSSWKRGSPAGFVAAGGGGGGGGDNDDVHSESSSDLFEIESLNLSIHVHPLFNPEPAYEPSEASIEWSVATASVANDDHRKIETMKKAIKNHKTGLLSGCADSKAVSVHTHDTDHQEFEKPERVNSGRDDHRFALQDLPPVARYHASQAIYTR; this is encoded by the coding sequence ATGGCCACTGTCACACTTGCTTGCCCTactactaccacctttgaaacaaaatacttaaaaaacaACCATGAAGACTCATTCTCTTCTTATCTAAGCCTCATCAGAGAAAGCCTTGCAAAAGAGCTTGGTGACTCCTCTCCCACCCCTACAACCATGAGAGTTAGCATTGGGAAAAGAAGGAACGAAAACGGCGAGCTTGATGTCTTTCAAGCAGAAAAGTACTTCAGTGGTCTTATGGATGAGGATCATTCTGAGAAATCCTTTGAGAGAACTACTGGAACTGAGAAAAATGTTTAcaaaaaacaaggaaagaatATCATAAGTTTGAAGTCAAGATCCGGCACTGAAAGTTCATGTTCCGAAGCAAGTGGGAACAGCCGGAGTACACTTCTCCGTGATAGCCGGAGAAAATCTACTTCCGGTGATCAGCACCTCAAGAAGAGCAGCAGCAAAAAGTTCCTTGGTGTTTTCCGCTGCTCTTGTGCCGGAAAAGATGATATAAAAGCCGACGAAGAACATCATCATTCTCCCAATCATGCAACTGAATTTTTAACTGAGAGAATTGTCTTAGGTTTGAAGAGAGAAGGAGTAGCCATTGGAGCGTTGAGCTCTCCATTTACAGAGAAACCAATAATCAGCTCTAGCTGGAAACGAGGCTCTCCGGCGGGCTTTGTTGCAgccggcggcggcggcggcggcggcggtgaCAATGATGATGTTCATAGTGAGTCTAGTTCTGATTTGTTTGAGATTGAAAGCCTGAACCTTTCCATTCATGTTCATCCATTGTTCAACCCGGAGCCGGCGTACGAGCCGAGCGAGGCGAGCATTGAATGGAGCGTGGCCACGGCCAGCGTTGCCAACGATGATCACCGGAAGATCGAAACCATGAAGAAAGCTATTAAGAATCACAAGACTGGATTGTTGTCAGGCTGTGCAGACAGCAAAGCAGTGAGTGTTCATACTCATGATACTGATCATCAGGAGTTTGAGAAGCCGGAGAGAGTGAACTCCGGCAGAGATGATCATCGCTTTGCTTTGCAAGATTTGCCGCCGGTGGCGAGGTATCATGCATCACAGGCGATATACACTCGTTAG